A genomic window from Anaeromusa acidaminophila DSM 3853 includes:
- a CDS encoding MATE family efflux transporter — protein MKQTFTWKQKLRQLLSVMLPVLITQISLSAMNFFDTTMSGHASRQDLAGVAIGSNLWLPVYTGLTGVLMAVMPMVAQLHGARRPQDMPAVIIQGLYVAVMLAALTLLAGGLILPAVLQSMGLEAAVERIAFDFLAAISLGMAPLFMGTVLRSFIDALGYTRITMLVTLGALPFNIALNYALIFGNFGFPKLGGVGAGYASAATYWLIFLVAVWVVRRLPPFSLYGIFAQWQAPSLKMWKEQLRLGIPLGTAIFFETSIFGVVAVLMASFGTLTIAAHQAAINFAGLVYMLPLSMSMALTIVVGFEAGAKRWIDAKQYGLMGIAVALAAALLCALGLWLGNEQVAALYTQDESVLQLTREFLLYAAFFQLSDAVAAPIQGILRGYKDMAAPFVVALISYWGIALPVGIWLSKMSWGPFGYWVGFILGLAAGAVALALRLRQLQKKKAVLGE, from the coding sequence ATGAAACAAACCTTTACCTGGAAGCAAAAGCTGCGGCAATTGCTGTCAGTCATGCTGCCGGTGCTAATTACCCAGATTTCTTTGAGTGCGATGAATTTTTTTGATACAACGATGTCGGGTCACGCCAGTCGGCAAGACTTGGCTGGCGTGGCTATTGGCAGCAACTTATGGCTTCCTGTTTATACAGGGCTTACAGGTGTGCTGATGGCAGTTATGCCCATGGTGGCGCAACTGCACGGCGCTAGACGGCCCCAGGACATGCCGGCGGTTATTATCCAGGGGTTGTATGTAGCAGTGATGTTGGCTGCTTTGACGCTGCTGGCAGGGGGGCTGATTCTACCGGCGGTATTGCAGTCGATGGGGCTGGAAGCGGCAGTAGAACGGATTGCCTTTGATTTTTTAGCTGCGATTTCGCTGGGGATGGCGCCGTTGTTTATGGGGACGGTGTTACGCTCGTTTATTGATGCGCTAGGGTATACGAGAATTACGATGTTGGTGACCCTGGGAGCATTGCCATTTAATATTGCTTTAAATTATGCTTTGATTTTTGGGAATTTTGGCTTCCCGAAATTGGGCGGCGTTGGAGCTGGTTATGCTTCGGCGGCTACGTATTGGCTTATTTTTTTAGTGGCTGTCTGGGTAGTGCGTCGGCTGCCGCCGTTTTCTCTATACGGAATTTTTGCCCAATGGCAGGCGCCGTCGCTAAAGATGTGGAAGGAACAGCTGCGTTTGGGGATTCCCCTGGGAACGGCTATCTTTTTTGAAACTAGTATTTTCGGCGTTGTCGCCGTGCTTATGGCGTCGTTTGGCACGCTAACCATTGCCGCGCATCAAGCGGCTATTAATTTTGCCGGTTTGGTGTACATGCTGCCTTTGAGTATGAGTATGGCTCTGACGATCGTTGTCGGTTTTGAGGCGGGGGCGAAACGCTGGATTGACGCTAAGCAGTATGGCCTGATGGGTATCGCGGTGGCGTTGGCGGCCGCGTTGCTTTGCGCGCTAGGGCTTTGGCTTGGCAATGAACAAGTGGCCGCTTTGTACACGCAGGACGAGAGCGTGCTGCAATTAACGCGCGAATTTTTGCTGTACGCGGCGTTTTTTCAGCTTTCCGATGCGGTAGCGGCGCCGATTCAGGGGATTTTGCGCGGGTACAAAGATATGGCAGCTCCTTTTGTAGTGGCGTTGATTTCCTACTGGGGGATTGCGTTGCCAGTAGGAATTTGGTTATCGAAGATGTCTTGGGGGCCATTTGGCTACTGGGTTGGCTTTATTCTAGGTTTGGCGGCCGGAGCGGTGGCGTTGGCCTTGCGGCTGCGGCAACTGCAAAAAAAGAAGGCAGTTTTGGGGGAATAG
- a CDS encoding PucR family transcriptional regulator, whose protein sequence is MAIRLERLFKQTRKLYQMELVAGAGNLDNLVNWVHMIEDVEVADFLHGSELVFTTGIAQRREGWLNEFVQGLVERHASGLVVNVGPYIEKVPPETSAYCDKVGLPLFTVPWNVRLVDVTRDICRRIFQSEQTEITVSAALKQAIFFPEDSEKYLAQLERQGFSGKADYCAVVLAEEEAGGEESLSFWRFTVENTISRLAETYSIFKHGGQLVLVLSALSEQEQEICAQSLAALGTKPSYGRLHVGVGRNQHGIVNLARSYQQALAAVKMAKQRHWSKAFYRELGIYKLLLAGEQRIVLQEM, encoded by the coding sequence ATGGCAATTCGGTTAGAGCGGCTTTTTAAGCAAACTCGTAAGTTGTATCAGATGGAATTAGTAGCCGGGGCTGGAAATCTAGATAACTTAGTAAATTGGGTTCATATGATTGAAGATGTGGAAGTAGCAGATTTTTTGCATGGCAGTGAGCTTGTTTTTACTACCGGTATTGCCCAACGGCGTGAGGGCTGGCTTAATGAATTTGTGCAAGGCCTTGTAGAGCGTCATGCCAGCGGCTTAGTAGTGAACGTGGGGCCGTACATAGAAAAAGTGCCGCCGGAAACGAGCGCTTATTGTGACAAGGTAGGGTTGCCGCTTTTTACAGTGCCCTGGAATGTGCGCTTAGTGGATGTGACAAGAGATATTTGTCGGCGCATTTTCCAAAGCGAGCAAACGGAAATAACTGTTTCCGCTGCGTTGAAACAGGCCATCTTTTTTCCGGAAGACAGCGAGAAGTATCTGGCGCAATTAGAACGCCAGGGGTTTTCAGGGAAAGCGGATTATTGCGCCGTTGTTTTGGCGGAGGAAGAAGCAGGCGGAGAAGAGAGCCTTTCTTTTTGGCGCTTTACAGTAGAGAATACAATCAGTCGTTTGGCGGAAACCTACAGCATTTTTAAACATGGCGGACAGTTGGTGCTTGTTTTATCCGCTTTATCGGAGCAGGAGCAAGAGATTTGTGCGCAAAGCCTGGCGGCTTTGGGAACAAAACCAAGCTATGGACGATTGCATGTAGGAGTGGGACGCAATCAACATGGAATTGTGAATTTGGCGCGCAGCTATCAGCAAGCGCTGGCGGCTGTGAAAATGGCTAAACAACGTCATTGGTCCAAAGCGTTTTATCGAGAATTGGGGATTTATAAGCTGCTCTTGGCGGGTGAGCAAAGAATCGTGCTGCAGGAGATGTAG
- a CDS encoding RNA polymerase sigma factor: MQEEAILIDKAQAGDREAVNALVALHWQPLYRYLAYKLGDMEEAKELSQETWLRLVRALPQYRQNGASFKTFLYRIAGNLVVDHWRKNGRKPVVLELEECERQLAVEEGPEAWTLRQERQRVLQEVMGELPLEQRQTLEWRLLAGVSVKDTAAALGKSEGAVKMLQLRALEQVRKRLAARGFLNSEGVRK; this comes from the coding sequence GTGCAGGAAGAAGCGATTTTGATTGATAAGGCACAGGCGGGAGACCGTGAGGCGGTGAACGCTTTAGTGGCGCTGCACTGGCAGCCTTTATATCGTTATTTGGCCTACAAGTTGGGCGATATGGAGGAAGCCAAAGAGTTGTCGCAGGAAACCTGGCTGCGTCTTGTCCGCGCTTTGCCTCAATATCGGCAGAATGGAGCTTCGTTCAAAACCTTTTTGTACCGGATCGCAGGTAACTTAGTGGTGGATCATTGGCGTAAGAATGGCCGCAAGCCGGTGGTGCTAGAGCTGGAAGAATGCGAGCGCCAGTTAGCGGTTGAAGAGGGGCCGGAAGCTTGGACTTTAAGGCAAGAGAGGCAAAGAGTTTTACAAGAAGTGATGGGGGAGCTGCCGCTGGAACAGCGACAGACCTTAGAGTGGAGGTTGCTGGCAGGAGTTTCGGTTAAGGACACGGCGGCGGCGCTGGGGAAGTCCGAAGGAGCCGTTAAGATGCTGCAGCTGCGAGCATTGGAGCAGGTGCGGAAGCGGTTGGCGGCGAGAGGATTTTTAAATTCTGAGGGGGTGAGGAAATGA
- a CDS encoding acyl-CoA thioesterase, translated as MSSKKTSSESQLVISEVMMPSQANVAGNIHGGEIMKLMDSTAYAAARRYARSNVVTARVDELEFHLPIFIGDLVICTAQVVFAGKSSMEVAVNVEVEDLECEGRKKALSAYFTMVSLDKKARPNMVPELILETPEEEAAFGEGKRRYEEYKARKKKKG; from the coding sequence ATGAGCAGCAAGAAAACATCCAGTGAATCGCAGTTGGTGATCAGTGAAGTAATGATGCCTAGTCAGGCTAATGTAGCCGGTAATATTCACGGCGGCGAGATTATGAAATTGATGGACTCCACGGCGTATGCCGCCGCCAGGCGTTATGCCCGTTCTAATGTGGTGACGGCCCGTGTGGATGAGCTCGAGTTTCACCTGCCGATTTTCATTGGCGATTTGGTGATTTGTACGGCGCAAGTTGTTTTTGCCGGCAAATCTTCGATGGAAGTTGCGGTCAATGTGGAAGTCGAAGACTTGGAGTGCGAGGGCCGCAAGAAGGCGCTCTCCGCTTACTTTACAATGGTTTCCTTGGACAAGAAGGCTCGGCCTAATATGGTGCCGGAGCTGATTTTGGAGACGCCCGAAGAAGAGGCGGCTTTTGGCGAAGGAAAACGCCGCTATGAAGAGTATAAGGCGAGGAAAAAGAAAAAAGGATGA
- a CDS encoding helix-turn-helix domain-containing protein: MRCYLEQDGSVQAVAKLTYVHRNTINYKLKKIRELTGCDLARSEERLQLMLALKIGEVLF; the protein is encoded by the coding sequence TTGCGTTGCTATTTGGAGCAAGACGGCAGCGTGCAAGCAGTGGCCAAGCTAACCTATGTGCATCGCAATACTATCAATTATAAGTTAAAAAAGATCCGCGAACTTACAGGGTGTGATCTCGCCAGAAGCGAAGAGCGGCTGCAGCTCATGCTGGCGCTTAAAATAGGAGAAGTCTTGTTTTGA
- a CDS encoding SEC-C metal-binding domain-containing protein has translation MKETAKESEAQLGLQEEEAKKAEQEEAKQEEKRWRHTYSERPGLAEALSANTMPELTLLRQNMGLSGVSSLKKQELVPVLAEALLLRAPALFQLLDLVQYQWLKKTIAAGGLHVVGEEEEPLWRELETVGWVFRGTFPAGKAVFLPQEFAELFARFDQEGLGQVAARNEQWTRLTTGLLHYYGVLSTEEIKTFLEALTGKEVVEEEVLGVLSWYRLYSDGDIACGEGLWWDWRVDDVESVRQEQELRSSLPFATFSYEQLYAAGKADFVEDYPAFQELLEVFQSNWELDRQVARELAAYSVEMIRNDKDVSLLLQELGEALEFPNMEVVQGLTKALISLHNETPLWVLKGHAPQELRLQGVEDPHLELIKKKQPVVNTNKIGRNELCPCGSGKKYKKCCGAN, from the coding sequence ATGAAAGAAACAGCAAAGGAAAGCGAAGCGCAGTTGGGCTTGCAAGAGGAAGAGGCTAAAAAGGCGGAGCAGGAAGAGGCCAAGCAAGAAGAAAAACGTTGGCGTCATACGTATAGCGAAAGACCGGGACTGGCCGAAGCACTGTCAGCCAACACCATGCCGGAGCTTACTTTGCTTCGTCAAAATATGGGCCTTTCAGGCGTTAGCTCGCTGAAAAAGCAGGAACTGGTGCCTGTTTTGGCGGAGGCTTTGCTGTTGCGGGCGCCCGCGCTGTTTCAACTGTTAGACTTGGTGCAATACCAATGGCTGAAGAAGACGATTGCTGCCGGCGGCTTGCATGTCGTTGGAGAGGAAGAGGAGCCTCTTTGGCGGGAGTTGGAAACGGTTGGCTGGGTATTTCGCGGGACGTTTCCTGCGGGGAAAGCGGTATTTTTGCCGCAGGAGTTTGCGGAGCTGTTTGCGCGTTTTGATCAGGAAGGCTTGGGGCAGGTTGCCGCCCGCAATGAGCAATGGACCCGTTTGACAACCGGTTTGCTTCATTACTACGGCGTATTATCAACAGAAGAAATAAAGACGTTTTTAGAGGCTCTTACAGGCAAGGAAGTAGTGGAAGAAGAAGTATTGGGAGTTTTATCCTGGTACCGTTTATATAGTGACGGCGATATTGCTTGCGGAGAAGGTTTATGGTGGGACTGGCGCGTTGATGACGTGGAATCGGTTCGACAAGAGCAGGAATTGCGTAGTTCTTTGCCTTTTGCGACTTTTTCGTATGAGCAATTGTATGCGGCGGGGAAAGCGGACTTTGTGGAAGACTATCCGGCGTTCCAAGAGCTGCTGGAAGTATTTCAGAGCAATTGGGAGTTGGATCGGCAAGTGGCCCGAGAATTGGCCGCATATAGTGTAGAAATGATTCGCAACGACAAAGATGTGTCCTTGTTACTGCAGGAACTGGGCGAAGCCTTGGAATTTCCTAACATGGAAGTCGTACAGGGGCTTACAAAAGCATTGATTTCCCTGCATAACGAAACGCCGTTGTGGGTGCTGAAAGGCCATGCTCCGCAGGAATTGCGTCTTCAAGGAGTTGAAGATCCTCACTTGGAGCTGATCAAGAAGAAGCAGCCTGTTGTGAATACCAATAAAATTGGAAGAAACGAATTATGCCCTTGCGGCAGCGGCAAGAAATATAAAAAGTGCTGCGGCGCAAACTAA
- a CDS encoding iron-containing alcohol dehydrogenase family protein: MDTSLFLCTPKVLYGEGSLHNLAPQLALLGKKPLVLIGGGSFRRSGALEVLLASLPGDYGLFEGIPSDPDVATVELGAQEYRRSSCDYLIAAGGGSVLDAAKAIGLLAANGGRIEDYEAKMPEKAIPPLVAIPTTAGTGSEVTKWTIITDPKRKKKMAIGHEYLMPALAVLDASLTSSMPPTVTAATGMDALTHAMEAYLSDKATLLSDIWSLKAIGLLAGNLLIAAAEPQNSKAREAMLLGQFYAGLAFNNASVALVHAMSRPLGAYYGVPHGEANAMLLPTVLEYNSCVKKDRYADMAKEIRLGSEEPSALVAYVSELLAKLPLKKSLREYGVQEDGLAQMAKDAYENGSAKVNPRKPLEAEVLALYKSIY; this comes from the coding sequence ATGGATACGTCTTTGTTTTTATGTACCCCGAAAGTGCTCTACGGAGAGGGTTCATTGCATAATTTGGCGCCACAATTGGCGCTTTTGGGGAAAAAGCCGTTGGTTTTAATCGGCGGCGGTTCATTTCGGCGCAGCGGGGCTTTGGAGGTACTGCTTGCTTCGCTGCCAGGAGATTATGGGTTGTTTGAGGGGATACCGTCGGATCCGGACGTGGCGACTGTGGAATTAGGAGCGCAAGAGTATCGGCGTTCCAGTTGCGATTATTTGATCGCTGCGGGCGGCGGGAGTGTTCTGGACGCAGCGAAAGCCATAGGGCTTCTGGCGGCCAATGGAGGCAGAATAGAAGATTACGAGGCGAAGATGCCCGAAAAAGCCATTCCGCCGTTGGTGGCCATTCCCACGACAGCGGGAACTGGCAGTGAAGTAACAAAATGGACGATTATTACAGACCCAAAACGAAAAAAGAAAATGGCTATTGGCCATGAATATTTGATGCCGGCATTGGCGGTATTAGACGCATCTTTAACGAGTTCCATGCCTCCGACAGTTACTGCGGCTACAGGCATGGATGCGCTGACTCATGCGATGGAAGCGTACCTGTCGGATAAGGCGACGCTGTTGAGCGATATTTGGAGTCTAAAGGCGATCGGCTTGCTGGCTGGAAACTTGCTTATTGCCGCAGCAGAACCGCAAAACAGCAAAGCGAGGGAAGCAATGCTGTTGGGACAGTTCTATGCAGGACTGGCGTTTAACAATGCCTCAGTGGCCTTAGTACATGCCATGTCGCGTCCGCTAGGAGCGTACTACGGAGTGCCTCATGGCGAGGCAAACGCCATGCTGCTGCCGACCGTGCTGGAGTATAACAGCTGTGTGAAAAAAGACCGCTATGCCGATATGGCAAAGGAAATCAGGCTCGGAAGCGAGGAACCGTCCGCTCTTGTAGCGTATGTGTCCGAATTATTAGCGAAGCTGCCCTTGAAAAAAAGCTTGCGTGAGTATGGCGTTCAAGAAGATGGCCTAGCGCAAATGGCAAAGGATGCGTATGAGAACGGCAGCGCGAAGGTGA
- a CDS encoding 2-phosphosulfolactate phosphatase yields the protein MKLDVCFRPAEVQGMDLKETLCIVLDIFRATTCMTTGMKNGCKAIIPVLSLEDARQVAKEQKEPVLLAGERQSLRLEGCELGNSPFDYAAEVVNGRVVVATTSNGTVAIKSTDGAYRTLIGSFLNASAVCEEAAQAGKDVLVVCAGTDGLFSLEDSLCAGLLLQRLAQLQPEAELTDAARAAMMLYAGAAACLLETAVVSRNGQRLQDINRMEDVRRCFEIDAVPVVPEYRDGVIRCIGSGN from the coding sequence ATGAAACTGGATGTGTGTTTTCGGCCAGCAGAAGTACAGGGGATGGATTTGAAGGAGACGCTCTGTATTGTGCTGGATATTTTCAGGGCGACGACTTGTATGACTACAGGCATGAAAAATGGCTGTAAAGCGATTATTCCGGTTCTTTCCTTGGAAGACGCCCGGCAGGTGGCGAAAGAGCAGAAGGAACCGGTTCTTTTAGCCGGCGAGCGGCAGTCGCTGCGTTTGGAAGGCTGTGAGCTGGGGAATTCTCCTTTTGATTATGCAGCGGAAGTTGTAAACGGACGTGTTGTTGTAGCTACGACGAGTAATGGTACTGTGGCTATTAAATCGACGGATGGCGCGTACCGGACGCTGATCGGCTCTTTTCTAAATGCCTCGGCGGTTTGCGAGGAGGCTGCACAAGCCGGCAAGGATGTACTTGTGGTTTGCGCCGGGACGGATGGGTTGTTTTCTTTGGAAGATTCCTTATGCGCCGGCCTGCTGTTGCAGCGTTTAGCCCAACTGCAGCCGGAGGCGGAGCTGACTGATGCAGCTCGAGCGGCCATGATGTTATACGCAGGCGCGGCGGCTTGTCTTTTGGAAACAGCGGTTGTTAGCCGCAACGGTCAGCGGCTGCAGGATATTAACCGCATGGAGGATGTACGTCGTTGCTTTGAAATTGATGCAGTTCCGGTAGTGCCGGAATACCGTGACGGCGTGATACGCTGTATAGGGTCTGGAAACTAG